The DNA sequence CTCCGACGGCCAGCACAGGTCCAGGAAGTACGCCGTCTCCTCGAGGGTGTCGGTGCCCTGGACGACCACGAACCCGTCGGCTTCCTGCGCCAGCCCCCAGTCGCGGCAGCGCAGCAGCGTCGCGAAGTCCATCGATGCGCTGCCGATGCCGGCCAGCGTCTCGGCCCGCACCTCGAACGGCAGGTCCCCGAGCCCGGCGAGCAGCTCCGCGGCGCCGAACCGCGGCACCGCGCCGCCGGAACCGCTCGAAGGGGCCATCGAGATGGTGCCGCCCAGGGTGGCGACCGCGATCAGGGTCATTTGACGGCCTGGAGCGTGTAGCTCGCCGCGATCCGCTGGGGTGTGTCCTTCATCCGCCACTCGTCGACGGCCTCGTCGTGCGCCATCTGACCCGGGACGGCGTTCCACGGCACGCTGTCGTGCTCGGTGAGCCCGGTCAGCGTGAGCCCGTTGGCCAGCAGCGCCGTGACGATCTCGCCCAGCGAATGGGCCCACTCGTGGGTCACCGTCGAGGTCAGTTCGCCGTCGACCCGGACGTAGGTGCCCGGCTCGTCGAACACGAGCGGCTCGGCGTGCTCGAAGTACGGGTACCGCGGCACCGCCGGGTCCACCGTCTCGTCCAGGGTGCCCAGCATCGGGTGCCCTTCGCGGATGAACAGCCGCCCGCCCGGCCGCAGCAGGCCCGCGACGACCTCGGCCCAGCGCGTCACCGAAGGCAGCCAGCACAGCGCGCCGATCCCGGTGTAGACCAGGTCGAAGGTCTCCGCGCCCAGCACGGAGACGGCGTCGTAGACGTTGGCTTCGTGGTAGTCGACGTCCGCGCCCGCCGCCTCGGCCAGCCGCCGGGCCTCGGTCAGCGCCGCGCCCGAGAAGTCCACCCCGGACATCCGCGCGCCCAGCCGCGACAGCGACACCGTGTCCGTGCCGAGGTGGCACTGCAGGTGCACGCCGCGCAACCCCGCGATGTCACCCAGCCGCGGCCGGTCGAACCGCACGACGGCGCTCAGGTACGCCGGATCCGCGGCGAAGCCGGCGAAGTTGTAGTCCGGCGACGCCGCGTGCAGCGGCGCGCGCTCGTCCCAGTTGGCCTTGTTGATCGTGAACGAGTCCGTCACGGCGTCGTCGCGCGCTCGGCCTTGCTGCGCAGCACGCAGAACTCGTTGCCCTCGGGGTCGGCGAGCACGGCCCAGCCGGTGCCGTCGTCGTTGCGCCGGTCGTGGACGAGCGTGGCGCCCAGCCCGATCAGGCGCGTGACCTCTTCGTCACGCGGGACGTCCGGTTGCAGGCACAGGTGCAGGCGGTTCTTGACCGTCTTCGGTTCGGGCACTTTCAGGAACAGCAGGGCGGTGCCGTCGGA is a window from the Amycolatopsis sp. NBC_00355 genome containing:
- a CDS encoding VOC family protein, which codes for MPSAVLNVSVDCADPYTLCQFWSQVTGKPIPDGDHPGDDEVGIELSDGTALLFLKVPEPKTVKNRLHLCLQPDVPRDEEVTRLIGLGATLVHDRRNDDGTGWAVLADPEGNEFCVLRSKAERATTP
- a CDS encoding class I SAM-dependent methyltransferase, whose translation is MTDSFTINKANWDERAPLHAASPDYNFAGFAADPAYLSAVVRFDRPRLGDIAGLRGVHLQCHLGTDTVSLSRLGARMSGVDFSGAALTEARRLAEAAGADVDYHEANVYDAVSVLGAETFDLVYTGIGALCWLPSVTRWAEVVAGLLRPGGRLFIREGHPMLGTLDETVDPAVPRYPYFEHAEPLVFDEPGTYVRVDGELTSTVTHEWAHSLGEIVTALLANGLTLTGLTEHDSVPWNAVPGQMAHDEAVDEWRMKDTPQRIAASYTLQAVK